Proteins encoded in a region of the Spirochaetota bacterium genome:
- a CDS encoding DUF3592 domain-containing protein → MALAKNALTDQRPPRRVTWEMVDWGRKLNIMFGMVWLIAWGTFMVMKEPPLWDHVILNRHGVTASARLVHIRRLPGTINRNPLYTIEISFKDRQGRAVNARLWSYDNDFMARLDPGRPVAVEYDPRKPSRCRFAGDTISIMDLLSVIFIAAGLGLFLTSYLSGRNRLQLLRNGTAASALVTRIRATSQSRKSGRIMVVRYEFTTDTGRQISGFYKTTAPPEEGKEIPVVYDPRRPLRNTTV, encoded by the coding sequence ATGGCACTCGCAAAAAATGCCCTGACAGACCAGCGGCCGCCGCGCCGCGTTACCTGGGAAATGGTGGACTGGGGACGCAAGCTCAACATAATGTTCGGCATGGTATGGCTTATCGCCTGGGGAACGTTCATGGTCATGAAAGAGCCGCCGCTGTGGGACCATGTCATCCTGAACCGCCATGGCGTCACCGCGTCGGCCCGCCTGGTCCACATCCGCCGCCTCCCCGGCACGATAAACAGAAATCCCTTGTACACCATCGAAATCAGCTTCAAAGACAGGCAGGGGCGCGCCGTCAACGCAAGACTCTGGTCCTACGACAACGACTTCATGGCCCGGCTCGATCCCGGCAGGCCGGTGGCGGTCGAATACGATCCGCGGAAGCCTTCACGCTGCCGCTTCGCCGGCGATACCATCAGCATCATGGACCTTCTCAGTGTTATTTTCATTGCCGCGGGCCTCGGGCTTTTCCTGACATCGTACCTTTCCGGCAGGAACCGGCTCCAACTCCTGCGCAACGGCACGGCCGCCTCGGCCCTGGTGACCAGGATCAGAGCCACGTCCCAGTCGCGGAAAAGCGGCCGGATCATGGTCGTGCGCTATGAATTTACCACTGACACCGGCAGGCAGATAAGCGGCTTCTATAAGACAACGGCGCCCCCGGAGGAAGGAAAGGAGATACCGGTTGTATACGATCCACGGCGGCCATTGCGGAACACGACGGTATAA